One segment of Pyrococcus sp. ST04 DNA contains the following:
- a CDS encoding NAD(P)/FAD-dependent oxidoreductase, giving the protein MRIVVIGSGTAGSNFALFMRKLDRKAEIIVIGKEDTMQYSPCALPHVISGTIEKPEDVIVFPNEFYEKQRIKMMLGTEAKKIDRERKVVITDKGEVSYDKLVIATGSKAFIPPIKGVSNEGVFTLKSLDDVRRIKEYIEKREPQKAVVIGAGLIGLEGAEAFAKLGIEVLVVELLEHLLPTMLDRDMARIVQEEMEKHGIKFKFGIGVNEIIGSPVEKVKIGNEEVEADLVLVATGVRANVDLARDAGLDVNRGIIVNEHMQTSDPDIYAIGDCAEVIDAVTGERTLSQLGTSAVRMAKIAAEHIAGKNSIFRPVFNTAITELFNLEIGTFGMTEERAKKLGIDVVVGKFKGSTKPEYYPGGKPITVKLIFRKEDKKLIGAQIVGGERVWGRIMTLSALAQKGATVEDVAYLETAYAPPISPTIDPITVAAEMAMRKFKL; this is encoded by the coding sequence ATGAGGATAGTTGTTATAGGCTCAGGAACGGCGGGAAGTAACTTTGCACTTTTCATGAGAAAACTTGACAGAAAAGCTGAGATAATCGTTATAGGAAAGGAAGACACGATGCAATATTCTCCCTGTGCTCTTCCCCACGTAATTAGTGGAACCATAGAAAAGCCTGAAGATGTCATAGTCTTTCCTAATGAATTCTATGAGAAGCAAAGAATAAAAATGATGCTTGGAACAGAAGCAAAAAAGATTGATAGAGAAAGGAAAGTCGTAATTACAGACAAGGGCGAAGTTTCATACGATAAGCTCGTTATTGCAACAGGATCAAAGGCGTTCATTCCCCCCATAAAGGGTGTCAGCAACGAGGGAGTTTTCACACTAAAAAGCCTTGATGATGTTAGGAGAATAAAAGAATACATAGAAAAGAGAGAACCCCAGAAAGCCGTAGTCATAGGGGCAGGGCTTATTGGCCTTGAAGGAGCGGAAGCTTTTGCAAAGCTGGGAATTGAAGTTTTAGTCGTAGAACTCTTAGAGCACCTTCTCCCAACAATGCTAGACAGGGACATGGCAAGAATAGTTCAAGAAGAAATGGAAAAGCACGGGATAAAATTCAAGTTTGGAATTGGGGTAAATGAGATAATCGGAAGCCCTGTTGAGAAAGTCAAAATTGGCAATGAGGAAGTTGAGGCTGATCTAGTTCTTGTTGCTACTGGAGTTAGGGCTAACGTAGATCTTGCAAGGGATGCGGGCCTTGATGTTAACAGAGGGATAATTGTTAATGAACACATGCAGACAAGTGATCCAGATATTTATGCAATTGGAGACTGTGCTGAGGTCATAGACGCTGTAACCGGCGAAAGAACATTGAGCCAACTTGGAACATCGGCCGTTAGAATGGCTAAGATTGCAGCTGAACATATTGCAGGAAAGAACTCAATATTTAGACCAGTGTTTAATACTGCAATTACAGAATTATTTAATTTAGAAATTGGGACGTTCGGAATGACAGAGGAAAGAGCGAAGAAACTCGGAATCGATGTTGTGGTTGGTAAATTCAAGGGATCTACAAAACCAGAGTACTATCCTGGAGGAAAGCCCATTACTGTTAAGCTTATATTTAGAAAAGAGGATAAAAAACTCATTGGTGCTCAAATAGTAGGGGGAGAGAGAGTTTGGGGCAGGATAATGACACTATCAGCTCTGGCCCAGAAAGGAGCAACTGTTGAAGACGTTGCTTATCTCGAGACGGCATACGCTCCTCCAATAAGCCCAACTATAGACCCGATTACAGTCGCCGCGGAGATGGCCATGAGGAAGTTCAAACTTTAA
- a CDS encoding ATPase domain-containing protein — MGRLFGVKYFDDYIVQGGFPEGSIILVAGEPGSGKTIFSATFLHNGAKLFGEKGIYVSFSETKAEFYEQMKMFGMDFETLEKENMFKFLDLVTVPPETIEKEIELIMSEIIKFRPERIVFDSITVIAQMLGKEKLRTFLHTMLGRLAKVYNSTVFLIAEKPIGEDKIGFGIEEFVVDGVLVLKSRGLGENIVRTLEVRKMRRRNIKKPEYEYAITERGIEFFDVPELKRAEFEPGWERISTGIEQLDKLLGGGIYLGSTLLLVGMTGTGKTSFALHFAVKNALEGKRIVYITFEEPIDQLLRTAQNYGFKIWEALDSGNLLLFSWIPEATTPLRIFIEIRKIIEEFHPTGIVIDSLSSLREHINERDLGKVLRYLSILAKDMKTTLYFTLTEESNGNAVPSTHASTLADIIIWLKYFLVGDKLERRLLIVKARGSNHSRKIHRYEITDSGVVIYE; from the coding sequence ATGGGAAGATTATTTGGAGTGAAATATTTTGATGATTACATTGTTCAAGGTGGATTTCCGGAGGGATCAATAATCCTTGTGGCTGGAGAGCCTGGGTCGGGAAAAACGATATTCTCCGCAACCTTTTTACATAACGGTGCAAAATTGTTTGGAGAAAAGGGGATTTATGTGTCCTTTAGTGAAACTAAGGCAGAATTCTATGAGCAGATGAAGATGTTTGGAATGGATTTTGAGACTCTTGAAAAGGAGAACATGTTTAAGTTTTTAGACTTAGTCACGGTTCCACCAGAAACAATAGAAAAAGAAATTGAACTCATAATGAGTGAGATCATAAAATTTAGGCCAGAAAGGATTGTTTTTGATTCAATAACTGTAATAGCTCAAATGCTAGGAAAAGAAAAGCTCAGAACGTTTTTGCATACAATGTTGGGGAGACTAGCTAAGGTGTATAATTCGACGGTGTTTCTAATTGCTGAGAAGCCAATAGGAGAAGATAAAATCGGATTTGGAATAGAGGAGTTCGTCGTTGATGGTGTTCTTGTTCTTAAGAGTAGGGGGTTAGGAGAAAATATAGTTAGAACGCTTGAGGTAAGAAAGATGAGAAGAAGGAACATAAAGAAGCCTGAATACGAATATGCGATAACGGAGAGAGGTATTGAATTTTTTGACGTTCCTGAGCTGAAAAGAGCAGAATTTGAACCTGGCTGGGAGAGAATAAGTACTGGAATAGAGCAACTTGATAAGCTTCTTGGCGGAGGAATATATCTTGGATCAACATTGCTTCTTGTAGGAATGACAGGAACTGGAAAAACATCCTTTGCTCTACATTTTGCCGTTAAAAATGCCCTAGAAGGGAAAAGGATTGTCTATATAACCTTTGAGGAGCCAATTGATCAACTATTAAGGACTGCTCAGAACTATGGTTTTAAAATCTGGGAAGCTTTAGACTCTGGTAATTTGCTGTTATTTAGTTGGATTCCAGAAGCGACTACCCCTCTAAGGATATTCATAGAAATAAGGAAGATAATTGAAGAGTTCCACCCAACAGGAATAGTAATTGATAGCTTAAGCTCTCTTCGGGAACACATAAATGAAAGGGACTTAGGAAAAGTTCTCAGATATTTATCTATTCTAGCAAAGGACATGAAAACCACTCTGTACTTTACCCTAACGGAGGAAAGCAATGGAAATGCTGTCCCTTCAACTCATGCGAGTACTTTGGCCGATATAATAATCTGGCTAAAATACTTTTTAGTTGGAGATAAACTAGAAAGAAGGCTGTTAATAGTCAAGGCAAGGGGGTCAAACCATTCCAGAAAGATTCACAGGTACGAAATCACAGATTCAGGGGTGGTAATATATGAGTAA
- the malP gene encoding maltodextrin phosphorylase codes for MKVDNSIKEKILRKLPENLFKLADLAYNYWWSWDHKAMKLWQKIDEEHWREYKNPVKLLLEVPESRLKELSRDDSFLDLYELVIERFESYMTESTTWFSTNYPHWDKPIVYLCMEYGISKSLPIYSGGLGILAGDHLKTASDLGLPFIAIGLLYKHGYFKQEIDKDGRQVEIFPEYNIKEMPIRQVLTNDGKPLLIDVPLEDRIVKARVFLVKVGRVNLYLLDTDVPQNTDEDRRICDYLYNAEPDKRIKQEILLGIGGMRLLKALEIEPGVIHLNEGHPAFANFERIRWLMERGLGFEEALEVVRGTSVFTTHTPVPAGHDVFPADFVKEKLSKFFEGLPVEKFLELGKATPEDSNFNMTILSIKTSNFVNGVSQLHAKVTREMWADLWKGVPLDEIPIEGITNGVHTATWVNENLAKLYDIYIGKIWREHVNLEGIWYAIERIPDEELWEAHLKAKKELIELIRRKIMRRNERLGIDEPLPDIDENALIIGFARRFATYKRAVLLFADLERLKKIVNNPERPVYIVFGGKAHPRDEAGKEFLRRVYEVSQMPEFKGKIILIENYDMGSARLFVSGVDVWLNTPRRPLEASGTSGMKAGLNGVINLSIFDGWWVEGYNGRNGWVIGDTSTEPETEADDYWDAISLYDILEGVVVPMYYENRDAWIRMMKESIKTIAPRFSTHRMVKDYVTKFYSKAMELGIYLSRDNYKWAKELARWKARVMKEWEKVEIEDVKVNEHLVEVTVNLNGLSPEDVRVELYYGIREEKFKILKPHIVELRKTKELGNGRYVYTYRGKALQNLNDPCWHYAVRVYAYHPMMPGKFLLGGYIKWRGLKE; via the coding sequence ATGAAAGTTGACAATTCTATTAAAGAGAAAATACTCAGAAAGCTTCCCGAAAATTTATTTAAATTGGCAGATTTAGCATATAACTACTGGTGGAGTTGGGATCATAAGGCAATGAAACTTTGGCAAAAGATAGATGAGGAACACTGGAGGGAGTACAAAAACCCAGTTAAGCTTTTGCTAGAGGTTCCAGAGTCAAGGCTTAAAGAACTTTCTAGGGATGATTCTTTCCTAGACCTATATGAACTGGTAATCGAAAGATTTGAGAGCTATATGACTGAAAGTACAACGTGGTTTTCAACAAATTATCCCCACTGGGATAAGCCCATAGTATATTTGTGTATGGAATACGGCATTAGTAAGAGTCTTCCTATATATTCCGGAGGCCTTGGCATACTTGCGGGGGATCATTTGAAGACGGCCAGTGACCTTGGCCTGCCTTTCATAGCAATAGGCCTCCTTTACAAGCATGGATACTTCAAGCAGGAAATAGATAAAGACGGTAGACAGGTAGAAATATTCCCGGAGTATAACATAAAAGAAATGCCCATCAGACAGGTTCTAACGAACGATGGAAAGCCGCTTCTCATCGATGTTCCTCTGGAGGACAGGATAGTAAAGGCAAGGGTCTTTTTAGTTAAAGTTGGTAGAGTTAACTTGTACCTGCTTGACACAGATGTTCCCCAAAATACCGATGAAGATAGAAGAATATGTGATTATCTGTATAACGCGGAGCCTGACAAAAGGATAAAGCAAGAGATTCTTCTAGGAATAGGTGGAATGAGACTTCTAAAGGCTTTAGAGATAGAGCCAGGAGTTATTCACTTAAATGAAGGTCATCCGGCCTTTGCAAATTTTGAAAGAATAAGGTGGCTCATGGAGAGAGGACTAGGCTTTGAGGAGGCTTTGGAGGTTGTTAGAGGGACAAGCGTGTTTACAACCCACACCCCAGTACCAGCAGGCCATGATGTATTTCCAGCTGACTTCGTTAAAGAGAAACTTTCAAAATTCTTTGAGGGACTACCTGTGGAGAAGTTCCTTGAGCTAGGAAAAGCTACGCCAGAGGATTCGAACTTCAATATGACAATCCTATCAATTAAAACCTCAAACTTCGTCAATGGAGTCAGCCAGTTACATGCAAAAGTTACTAGAGAGATGTGGGCTGATCTCTGGAAAGGAGTTCCTCTGGATGAGATACCAATAGAGGGCATAACGAATGGTGTTCATACAGCAACATGGGTAAACGAAAATCTTGCGAAGCTGTATGATATATACATTGGAAAAATATGGAGGGAGCATGTGAACTTAGAAGGTATTTGGTATGCTATAGAAAGGATTCCTGATGAAGAGCTGTGGGAGGCTCATTTAAAGGCAAAGAAAGAGTTGATTGAGCTTATAAGAAGGAAAATCATGAGAAGAAATGAGAGGTTAGGAATAGATGAACCCCTGCCCGATATTGACGAAAACGCTCTGATAATAGGATTCGCAAGAAGATTTGCCACATATAAGAGAGCTGTTCTTCTATTCGCAGACCTTGAGAGGCTTAAGAAAATAGTGAACAATCCCGAAAGGCCAGTTTACATTGTCTTTGGAGGAAAGGCTCACCCAAGAGATGAAGCTGGCAAGGAGTTCCTTAGAAGAGTTTATGAAGTTTCTCAAATGCCAGAGTTCAAAGGGAAGATCATTTTAATCGAGAACTATGACATGGGCTCTGCAAGATTGTTTGTATCGGGAGTTGACGTGTGGCTTAACACTCCAAGAAGACCCTTAGAGGCCAGTGGAACAAGTGGTATGAAGGCGGGCCTCAATGGGGTCATAAATCTCAGCATATTCGACGGATGGTGGGTTGAAGGATATAACGGAAGGAATGGCTGGGTGATCGGGGACACGAGCACGGAACCTGAAACCGAGGCTGACGACTATTGGGATGCAATCAGTTTGTACGACATCCTCGAGGGTGTTGTAGTACCCATGTACTACGAAAACAGGGATGCATGGATCAGGATGATGAAGGAGAGCATAAAAACAATAGCTCCTAGGTTCAGCACTCATAGAATGGTCAAGGATTATGTTACTAAGTTTTACTCAAAGGCCATGGAGCTCGGAATATACCTTAGCAGAGACAACTATAAATGGGCAAAAGAACTAGCAAGATGGAAAGCAAGGGTAATGAAGGAGTGGGAGAAAGTTGAAATTGAGGACGTTAAGGTTAATGAGCATCTAGTCGAAGTTACCGTGAATCTTAACGGTCTCTCCCCAGAAGACGTCAGAGTTGAACTGTATTACGGAATAAGAGAGGAGAAGTTTAAGATACTAAAGCCTCATATAGTGGAGCTCAGGAAAACAAAAGAGTTAGGGAATGGAAGATATGTATATACATATAGAGGCAAAGCCCTCCAGAACTTAAATGACCCCTGTTGGCACTATGCGGTAAGAGTTTATGCTTATCACCCAATGATGCCAGGGAAGTTCCTTCTTGGAGGTTATATAAAGTGGAGAGGATTAAAAGAATAG
- a CDS encoding FprA family A-type flavoprotein, translated as MPKILVKRILDEPELYIIRVDDDQIRYFEAMWSIPEGITYNSYLMKLGDEVVLFDTVKREYAEMFIEELKRLIDLEEITRIVVHHTEPDHSGALPQVLKENNYRAQVIGTTFAKNLLEGFYGKDVIKNFKVVKDGEEMKIGDRTFRFITVPWLHWPDTMITYVVEDKLIFSCDAGGGYSIPEDIDDERDEVVQRYLPYVTKYVVTVIGHYYKYIVQNIKKLKRLGIIDSAKMILPGHGLIWRKDPKRIFEHYEKIGAGIPEKDKVLVIYDSMYGFVEERMRIVIDELRKLGKKVSVYKFTDKENPSVADILGEVPTAEALIIGASTFEADIHPRIRYTLFEILDKANYEKPVLIVGAFGWGGVAGRKIETMISRSKFDHVATVESRGKPSKEDEENLRKAVKMLFS; from the coding sequence ATGCCTAAAATACTCGTCAAGAGAATCCTAGATGAACCGGAACTATATATAATTCGGGTGGATGACGACCAGATAAGGTACTTTGAAGCCATGTGGAGCATTCCAGAAGGAATAACATACAACTCATACCTAATGAAGCTCGGAGATGAAGTAGTCCTTTTCGATACTGTAAAGAGAGAGTATGCAGAAATGTTCATAGAGGAACTCAAAAGGCTCATCGACTTAGAAGAGATAACTAGGATAGTCGTTCATCACACAGAGCCAGATCACAGTGGAGCACTTCCACAGGTTCTAAAGGAGAACAATTACAGGGCCCAGGTAATAGGAACGACATTCGCTAAGAATTTACTAGAGGGATTCTATGGGAAGGACGTCATAAAGAACTTCAAGGTAGTTAAGGATGGAGAGGAAATGAAAATTGGAGACAGAACCTTCAGGTTTATTACCGTCCCATGGCTCCACTGGCCGGATACAATGATAACTTATGTCGTCGAGGACAAACTGATCTTTAGTTGCGATGCTGGAGGGGGATATTCAATTCCCGAGGATATTGACGATGAAAGAGACGAGGTTGTCCAAAGATATTTACCCTACGTGACTAAGTATGTTGTCACAGTCATTGGACATTATTACAAATACATAGTCCAGAATATAAAGAAGCTAAAGCGTCTAGGAATAATTGACAGTGCAAAGATGATACTGCCAGGCCATGGGCTTATATGGAGGAAAGATCCAAAGAGAATCTTTGAACATTATGAAAAAATAGGAGCCGGAATTCCAGAGAAAGACAAGGTTTTGGTAATATATGATTCAATGTATGGCTTTGTTGAAGAAAGAATGAGGATAGTCATTGACGAGCTGAGGAAGCTTGGAAAAAAGGTTAGTGTTTATAAGTTTACCGATAAAGAGAACCCTTCTGTTGCAGACATCCTAGGAGAAGTACCGACTGCAGAAGCCCTGATAATAGGAGCCTCAACATTTGAAGCTGATATCCATCCTAGAATTAGATACACCCTATTTGAAATCCTCGACAAGGCAAACTATGAAAAGCCTGTCCTTATTGTAGGAGCATTTGGATGGGGAGGAGTTGCTGGGAGAAAGATAGAGACAATGATATCTAGGAGCAAGTTTGACCATGTAGCAACGGTCGAAAGCAGAGGAAAGCCATCAAAAGAAGACGAGGAAAATTTAAGAAAAGCTGTGAAAATGTTATTCTCTTAA
- a CDS encoding NitrOD5 domain-containing protein: protein MSKGEEILVKALASALDKVSPGLKAVLETHLKVSLGKGLEVAYSNPKEFKSAVAKLFGEYSARLLEMVVIDQVKDVLGGSEPPETLEELVEILKEIYGD from the coding sequence ATGAGTAAGGGTGAAGAAATCTTAGTCAAAGCTTTGGCTTCGGCCCTAGACAAGGTAAGTCCAGGGCTAAAGGCAGTATTAGAGACTCATTTAAAAGTTTCTTTAGGAAAGGGACTTGAAGTAGCTTATTCAAATCCAAAAGAATTTAAAAGTGCTGTTGCAAAATTATTTGGGGAATATAGTGCTAGATTGTTGGAAATGGTAGTCATAGATCAAGTGAAAGACGTATTAGGTGGATCAGAACCCCCAGAAACTTTAGAGGAACTAGTAGAGATACTTAAGGAAATATATGGTGATTGA
- a CDS encoding nodulation protein NfeD has translation MKGLAKAGLFIILFTLFAIPTLAKENIVYVAQIRGQITSYTYDQFNRYITLAEENNAEAIIIEFDTPGGRGDAMMNIIQRIQGAKVPVIIYVYPPGATAASAGTYIALGSHLIAMAPGTSIGACRPILGYAQNGSIIEAPPKITNHYIAYIKSLAQESGRNATIAEEFITKDLSLTPEEALKYGVIEVIARDVNELLKKANGMKTKLPVNGKYVTLNFTNVKIITLEPSFKDKVITYITDPSIAYLLLTLGIWALIIGFLTPGWHVPETIGAIMIVLAIIGFGYFGYNAAGLLLIIVGMLFFVAEALTPTFGLFTVAGLISFILGGILLFGGGEVEYLVNKEVFSQLRIVIITIAALLAIFFAFGMAAVIKAHKKKAETGKEEMIGLVGTVVEDLNPEGMIKVRGELWRAKSKFGKKIEKGERVRVVDMEGLTLIVVREGEER, from the coding sequence ATGAAGGGTCTAGCAAAGGCAGGTCTCTTCATTATACTATTCACACTATTTGCTATTCCAACATTAGCAAAAGAGAATATCGTGTACGTAGCTCAGATTAGGGGGCAGATAACATCCTATACATATGACCAGTTCAACAGGTACATAACACTCGCAGAAGAAAACAATGCCGAGGCCATAATAATTGAATTTGACACACCAGGAGGAAGAGGAGATGCTATGATGAATATTATTCAGAGAATCCAAGGAGCAAAGGTTCCAGTAATAATTTATGTATACCCCCCAGGAGCCACGGCAGCGTCCGCTGGAACTTACATTGCTCTGGGCTCTCACCTCATAGCGATGGCTCCAGGGACGAGCATAGGAGCATGTAGACCTATCCTAGGCTATGCCCAGAACGGTTCAATAATAGAGGCCCCTCCAAAGATCACCAACCATTACATAGCATACATAAAGAGTCTAGCCCAAGAAAGCGGGAGAAACGCAACTATAGCTGAGGAGTTCATAACAAAAGATCTAAGCTTAACCCCCGAAGAGGCTCTGAAATACGGTGTTATTGAAGTAATAGCTAGGGACGTTAATGAACTCCTCAAAAAGGCGAATGGTATGAAAACAAAGCTCCCTGTTAATGGTAAATACGTGACACTAAACTTCACTAACGTTAAAATAATAACACTAGAACCATCCTTTAAAGACAAGGTGATAACATATATAACCGACCCTAGCATAGCATACTTGCTTTTAACCCTGGGAATATGGGCATTAATAATAGGATTCTTAACCCCAGGGTGGCATGTACCAGAGACTATCGGGGCAATAATGATAGTCTTGGCAATAATAGGATTCGGGTATTTTGGATATAATGCAGCAGGATTGCTACTGATAATCGTGGGAATGCTATTCTTTGTTGCAGAAGCCCTGACCCCCACCTTTGGCCTGTTCACAGTTGCCGGGCTTATTTCATTCATCTTAGGAGGTATATTACTGTTTGGAGGTGGGGAAGTGGAGTATCTAGTGAACAAAGAGGTATTTTCACAGCTTAGGATAGTGATAATAACGATAGCAGCATTACTTGCGATATTCTTTGCTTTTGGAATGGCGGCTGTAATAAAGGCCCATAAGAAAAAGGCAGAAACAGGAAAAGAAGAAATGATAGGCCTCGTGGGAACTGTTGTCGAGGATCTAAATCCCGAAGGAATGATCAAGGTCAGGGGAGAGTTGTGGAGGGCCAAAAGTAAGTTTGGTAAGAAAATTGAAAAGGGAGAAAGAGTTAGAGTGGTTGATATGGAGGGACTGACACTTATTGTTGTTAGGGAGGGTGAAGAAAGATGA
- a CDS encoding [protein ADP-ribosylglutamate] hydrolase has translation MIRIVKGDITKFRADAIVNAANKYLEHGGGVAYAIAKAAAGDVYEYIKISKEEMKKQLGKDWIEHGEVVVTPPLRLAENGVKYVIHTVGPYCGGKWDNEKEEKLKLAILGALKKADELGVRSIAFPAISAGIYGCPLENVVRVFASVAEEFLKNARNVKEIYLVLYSDRDYKVAISSLGVVGNES, from the coding sequence ATGATTAGGATTGTAAAGGGAGACATAACTAAGTTTAGGGCAGATGCTATAGTAAATGCAGCGAACAAGTACTTAGAGCATGGAGGAGGCGTTGCATATGCAATAGCAAAGGCTGCCGCTGGGGACGTATATGAGTACATAAAAATTAGTAAAGAAGAGATGAAAAAACAATTAGGTAAAGATTGGATTGAACATGGGGAAGTTGTTGTTACCCCTCCTTTGAGGCTTGCTGAAAATGGAGTTAAGTATGTTATTCACACTGTGGGTCCCTATTGTGGGGGTAAATGGGATAATGAGAAAGAAGAAAAACTTAAGCTTGCGATTTTGGGGGCATTGAAAAAAGCCGACGAACTTGGAGTTAGGAGTATTGCATTTCCAGCTATAAGTGCAGGCATATATGGCTGTCCCCTAGAAAATGTTGTTAGGGTATTCGCCTCCGTGGCTGAGGAGTTTCTTAAAAACGCTAGAAATGTTAAGGAAATTTACCTCGTCCTTTACTCTGACAGGGATTATAAAGTTGCAATTAGCTCTCTGGGGGTGGTAGGGAATGAAAGTTGA
- a CDS encoding class II SORL domain-containing protein, producing the protein MLKDTIKSGDWKGEKHVPVIEYTREGDLVRIEVSVGKEIPHPNTPEHHIAWIELYFHPEGENFPIMVGRVAFTSHGDPLTEPRAVFFLKTTKKGKLYALSYCNIHGLWENEVTLE; encoded by the coding sequence ATGCTGAAAGATACCATCAAGAGTGGAGATTGGAAAGGAGAAAAACATGTACCCGTTATAGAGTACACAAGGGAGGGGGATCTAGTAAGGATAGAGGTAAGTGTTGGAAAAGAAATTCCCCATCCAAACACTCCAGAGCACCATATCGCCTGGATTGAACTATACTTCCATCCAGAGGGAGAGAACTTCCCCATAATGGTGGGGAGAGTTGCATTTACCTCCCATGGAGATCCACTCACAGAGCCAAGGGCAGTCTTTTTCCTAAAAACAACCAAAAAAGGCAAACTCTACGCGCTCAGCTATTGTAACATTCACGGCCTTTGGGAGAATGAAGTTACCCTTGAATGA
- a CDS encoding DUF835 domain-containing protein, giving the protein MKLMINIDIVLGVALLLLYVVLFYEHSRRGERPLLYYALAFLTLSIGALINSVTYLASISAFVSFFWIGTIEMTLPEFFNKYGNEIRYLTVVPVVAYLYFVQYSPFLVIFINMIVLMIAGVVTYFSNERELKTVSFLVFLLAFLTIGLYKYPSVIYKVQAIVALVLGYLIATSSLKIEIPVPLEKTESVNLKPGVMFMEKVPSNILEMALVFSRNPPREENKERWFWVTKVQRSEQTVEPTNLVKMLTLATRYMEKGGIVVLDCLEYLILENGFDSVLKFLAHLRDYAILYNSTVIIVGSMDSFSEREKTLILRVIGEEK; this is encoded by the coding sequence ATGAAACTTATGATAAATATTGACATTGTATTGGGCGTTGCTCTCCTCCTTCTCTATGTTGTCTTATTCTATGAACATAGCAGAAGAGGGGAGAGACCCTTATTGTATTATGCACTTGCATTCTTAACCTTGAGTATCGGAGCCTTGATAAATAGTGTGACCTACTTGGCAAGTATCTCTGCATTCGTATCCTTCTTTTGGATAGGGACTATCGAAATGACTTTGCCAGAATTTTTCAATAAATACGGGAATGAAATAAGATACTTAACTGTCGTACCAGTGGTAGCGTATTTATATTTTGTTCAATACTCTCCGTTCCTGGTGATATTCATTAATATGATTGTTTTGATGATTGCGGGAGTTGTGACATATTTCTCCAATGAGAGAGAGTTGAAAACAGTTTCATTTCTAGTCTTTCTTCTGGCTTTCTTAACGATTGGGCTATATAAATATCCCTCGGTAATCTACAAAGTTCAGGCTATAGTGGCATTAGTATTGGGTTATCTAATTGCAACCAGCTCTCTTAAAATTGAAATTCCTGTGCCGCTTGAAAAAACAGAGAGCGTCAACTTAAAACCTGGAGTAATGTTTATGGAGAAAGTACCAAGCAACATTTTAGAAATGGCTTTAGTTTTTTCTAGGAACCCTCCAAGAGAGGAAAATAAAGAGAGATGGTTCTGGGTAACAAAAGTTCAGAGGAGTGAACAAACTGTGGAGCCAACGAATCTTGTAAAAATGTTAACCTTAGCAACTAGGTATATGGAAAAAGGAGGAATAGTTGTGTTAGATTGTCTTGAATATCTGATTCTTGAAAACGGATTTGATAGTGTTTTGAAGTTCCTTGCTCATTTAAGGGATTATGCTATCCTCTATAATTCGACTGTGATAATTGTTGGATCTATGGATAGTTTTTCTGAAAGAGAGAAAACCCTCATATTAAGGGTAATAGGTGAAGAGAAATGA
- a CDS encoding slipin family protein, translating to MIIPGNIIVIGIVLLFILIFLASAIKIVKEYERAVIFRLGRVVGARGPGLFFIIPIFEKAVIVDLRTQVLDVPVQETITKDNVPVRVNAVVYFRVVDPVKAVTQVRNYIMATSQISQTTLRSVIGQAHLDELLSERDKLNMQLQRIIDEATDPWGIKVTAVEIKDVELPAGMQRAMAKQAEAERERRARILLAEAERQAAEKLREAAEIISEHPMALQLRTLQTISDVASDKSNVIVLTLPMEMLKLFKSLAEAAEAYKEKVEKEEKE from the coding sequence ATGATAATTCCTGGAAATATTATCGTTATAGGGATCGTCCTACTCTTTATATTGATATTCCTGGCAAGTGCCATAAAGATAGTAAAAGAGTATGAGAGAGCAGTAATATTTAGACTCGGTAGAGTTGTAGGTGCCAGAGGACCAGGACTGTTCTTCATAATCCCAATATTTGAAAAGGCAGTGATAGTTGATCTAAGAACTCAAGTATTAGATGTCCCAGTACAGGAAACGATAACTAAGGACAATGTGCCTGTTAGGGTTAATGCAGTAGTCTACTTTAGAGTAGTTGATCCAGTCAAAGCTGTAACTCAGGTTAGGAATTACATTATGGCAACATCCCAGATATCGCAAACGACTTTGAGAAGCGTTATAGGACAGGCCCACCTAGATGAGCTACTCAGTGAAAGGGACAAATTGAACATGCAACTCCAGAGGATAATTGATGAAGCTACGGATCCCTGGGGGATTAAGGTTACTGCGGTAGAAATAAAGGATGTCGAACTACCTGCTGGAATGCAGAGGGCTATGGCAAAACAAGCAGAAGCAGAGAGAGAAAGAAGGGCCAGAATTTTACTTGCCGAGGCTGAAAGACAAGCCGCGGAGAAGCTTAGAGAGGCTGCGGAGATTATAAGCGAGCACCCAATGGCTCTGCAACTTAGAACACTCCAGACGATAAGTGACGTTGCTAGTGACAAGAGTAATGTGATAGTTTTGACACTACCCATGGAGATGCTAAAACTTTTCAAGAGTCTAGCCGAAGCAGCAGAAGCTTACAAGGAGAAAGTAGAGAAAGAAGAAAAGGAATAA